The following are encoded together in the Coffea arabica cultivar ET-39 chromosome 1c, Coffea Arabica ET-39 HiFi, whole genome shotgun sequence genome:
- the LOC113736334 gene encoding uncharacterized protein, producing the protein MPHRTGRKDHVNLREELRIKTGKEPSKLDVFIHSRQGKQMDELTSQTIATMNEEIQKLPETSRDDNFVKDILYENILRPEKPGRLRTYGVGATPKDVYRMSDNMNAGQKKAFEDAVNEKVEIIRGELREEMNSKLADFKEELIAQFEARMRASTCDLASLQRREMNAAKQSQISDSLEVGDRMNREVGTNDAEMYKEVGTNDAEINKCEMNKKVSSIADILENHHTKKKRSRTTCKRLA; encoded by the exons atgccACATCGAACAGGGCGAAAAGATCATGTGAACCTCAGGGAAGAG CTTCGGATTAAAACTGGAAAAGAGCCTTCGAAACTAGACGTTTTTATTCATTCAagacaaggaaaacaaatggatgagttGACTTCACAAACAATT GCAACTATGAATGAGGAAATACAAAAACTGCCAGAGACATCCAGGGATgataattttgtgaaagatATACTCTATGAAAATATTCTTAGACCTGAAAAACCAGGTCGTCTTCGAACTTATGGGGTAGGTGCGACTCCAAAAGACGTGTATAGGATGTCAGATAACATGAATGCTGGACAAAAGAAAGCATTTGAGGATGCAGTGAATGAGAAAGTGGAAATCATACGTGGTGAACTACGAGAAGAAATGAATTCGAAATTGGCAGATTTTAAGGAAGAGTTGATTGCTCAATTTGAAGCAAGAATG AGGGCATCCACATGTGACTTGGCATCACtccaaagaagagaaatgaaTGCAGCAAAACAATCTCAAATTTCGGACTCATTAGAG GTTGGTGATAGAATGAACAGGGAAGTTGGAACAAATGATGCTGAAATGTACAAGGAAGTTGGAACAAATGATGCTGAAATAAACAAGtgtgaaatgaataaaaaagtTTCTTCAATTGCTGATATTCTTGAG AACCATCatacaaagaagaaaaggagcagGACTACTTGCAAACGACTTGCTTGA